The sequence TCCCATCAAGCTTCTCGAACTCGGTGAAAATTCCGAATGGAAGCAGGAGGCAAAATGACCGAACGAAGAGCTTGTTGATAACAGCATATTGTCGCGGATAAGGATAGTCCTTGATCCGTTCCGCCCGTCCTTGCTGCTCGAAGAATCCCTTGATCGACCTTTCAAACTCCATATAGAAAATCTCGTCGATCTTGTCGATTTCGAGAAAGCGTTTGATCGTTGCAGATTGCGATACCAGCAATCGCGTCGTCTTGTTCTCAGCCGCCAACAGCGATTCGATCTCGGCCTGCGGCAAATATCGCTCGAGCGCCTGCTCCAGCGACGTTTCCCACTCCGGCACGCGGTAATGCTTGTGTCGGTATTCCGCGTTGGACGCGTTGCCGGAGCTTTCCCAAATCTTAGGGCTTCTCAGCTGATATCGAAGCGCCGTCAACCACGCACAGTGCCGGAAGACGATCGCCCTCCCGACAGCCGGGTCCGCCGGAAAATCCCGGCTCATCACGCCCAGGAATCGACTGCCGTTCAGGATGTCAGTCCAGATCTGCTGCGCGTCCGCTGCCCTGTTGTAGGTC is a genomic window of Burkholderia cepacia containing:
- a CDS encoding bestrophin family protein, which encodes MHLGKSYTLPKFVYWSRRQLYALLACGSLPIVLYRFLGLEWPSIPLSIVVLLGTATSFIVGFKNVQTYNRAADAQQIWTDILNGSRFLGVMSRDFPADPAVGRAIVFRHCAWLTALRYQLRSPKIWESSGNASNAEYRHKHYRVPEWETSLEQALERYLPQAEIESLLAAENKTTRLLVSQSATIKRFLEIDKIDEIFYMEFERSIKGFFEQQGRAERIKDYPYPRQYAVINKLFVRSFCLLLPFGIFTEFEKLDGSVSGFMHNNMYWLVVPFSAMISWMYLVLEQVGESTENPFEGSANDVPITRICQQIERELLDMIGETSNVYEPVDENCIVL